AGAAAAAACAcaaatttggaaataattgcaaaagttgatcgggttacgAAATACTGAGGAAAATTTCCTCCATTTCTGCTGCAGTAACCACtcatttaccaaaaaataattgtaaataataaataaatgacaaaaaggttgcaaaatgGTAATAAATGGGGTAAGGTAAATAGAGTAGAGTGGTATACGTCATGTTGATGTGTAGTTGTTTGGTGATGTAATGTATGAATTGTGTGATTTCGGTGAATTCTTTAAAGTTCGGATCTTTAAAGTAGACGACTTGTAATTCTACAGGTGTTAAAACGAACGAATTATTACCATGAGGCTGAGTGTGTGGAGAATATTTATGCGATGCTAGTctataaatgtgtaatgcCACTAAACTATCTTTTCCGCCGTTAAATGATACGTAAACATTTCTGAATCCATAATCCCTACAACagataattaaaataaaaattgatacGCGAGGgaattgtatattaattgtatGGAATTGTTAATTAACAGTGAAAAAGCGttgatattaaaatttttaagcTTAATTTTAGGATTTGTGTGACCAGGTGTAAACAAAGGcttaaaattactattcAGTATTTTGCCATAGTTATTTAACTCAGTTTCTACGTATTTTACATTCGTACAATAAAATCTAGAATACACTCcgtaaaatatttttttaaataaattcataaaaatgtaattttaacaatttaaataacttaagcaaatttattaatctATATACGGaataattagaaaattaGAGTAAAAGTGGTGCTGATCTAATTAatgattatttatttttttcttcTAATTTGTCTTTGTTCCTTTccaaaataatttatacataatcGCAAGATGACTTCTTATAATGACCGACTTACCGTTTTAGATGATGAACTCAAACAACTCCAGGTACAGTCACCCAAACTTATCCACTCATTTcacataattatacttaattattatattttttatattattttattaatttggttaataatttttcaagGGTATGACCGATTGCCAAATGGTAACTGATGATATGGATACCGATAACCACGAAGATGTCGATAAAAGATCAATCTACGTCGGAAATGTACTTCCTTCCACTCTTAAACTTATTCCCATTATTTCTCATTATTCCAATTATTCAActtaattaacaattattcaacttaattaacaattattcaacttaattaacaattattcaacttaattaacaataatttaactaatttaacaatttttaacgACAATTTGTGATATTAAAAGTATGTTTATGGATAGGTTGACTATTCGACGAAGCCTCAGGAGCTTCAGGAGTTTTTTAAGTCTTCTGGTCAAATAAACAGAATCACAATCATGGTTGATAAATACACCGGCCATCCCAAAGGGTATTtctcattttatttactgaGTTAACTCGTGATAACATTTGGATTAGATATGCTTATGTTGAATTTTCTAATGAAGATGCCGTTAATAACGCCATAATGCTCAATGAATCACTTTTTAAAGAACGTATTATCAAAGTACTTTTTACTCCGCTATACAAattacacagttttacATACTAGTTATACTCTACAAGTTTAATCATTAGGTAATACCTAAGCGGAAGAATATACCAGGATTTAATCGTAGAAGACCTACTTCTAGATCCAGATCTAGACCCTATCGCTCTTACACCAGGTACACCACTCtactatataactagtattatatacttgaGATTTAGTAATTATAGGCCGACTCCCCGATTTTAGTAGTTATCACATTctacttaactactatagctatactatactatagctactatactatagcTACTATGCTATATGGTTATGAATGTGTTTAGAGGTGGTAGGTATTATTCGTATCGTGGATTCCACCGTGATTACTCCAAAccatattaaatttttttccaactttttaccatttcatcattatttttatcctatttttatcatatattaatatatattaatattatttattgttgatattgtttATTGTGTCGTTGTGTGGTAATGGAAGTTTGGGTGAAGTGAATTTACACACACCCCATtggtatataaataattttgtatttgGGTTgagattaatttattagttatattttTACGTTGTTTCTCCCAGTGTCACGTTTCTAACCAATTCACTCTCACGTTAGATTCCACTCCAGTAGACACTTAATTCCACATTCTCACATTTTTCCATTACTTCCACCGGCAACTcagttgataatattattaaaagtgTTGTCTGGTGTTGATGTGACTGTCTGCGCTGACACATTTGGATTAATCTTGGCATAAAATTTCCGAGGATTCCACTGGAAATTTAGTCACAAGTTGGcaattattgttaaaaatattttcatcccaaattaagaaattattttgtaataattttagaaaaactttgaaaaaaattttgtCTAGCACAGATTGGAGCAAATGAGTGCTACATGCGCTTTGCTATAGAATTCCATCTCAACAAAACAGAAATCGAGGAATTATACAATCTTTCACATTTTCAcaaaatatcaaatttttaaaaaatcaaaatttcacaaatttccaaaattttaactctgCCAACCCCTAAAATTCTTAACTCTTAACTCTCTTAAATCTGTTTAAACTGTTTAAACTGTTGAAATTGTcttaaaattgttgatattgttgAAGAAAGTTGAAAAAAGTTGAAAGAGTTGTGGACGTGTAGAATTGTTTGGAATGTGTAGAATAGTTTGGAATGTGTGGAGTTGTGTAGGTTTGATGTAGTGATTTACTGATTAATGTGACTAATTGTATGATTAGAGGCTGAGAACAATACCAGCTCTAATACCACTAACCGTCCTCACGATCACACACTTATCGTGACAAACTTTACTCTCAATATTCTCTCTGTTAACTCTTACTGTCAATATTCTTATTCTGTTAACTCTTAACACTCTCAATAATCTTACTGTTAAATCTGAAAACTTATTACTGtgaaaaaatgttaaagaGGATAAGAGGTGGTAACactactattactactGCTAAGTCACTGGACGTAACCGCAGTTAACCAGCTAAACACCGAACCCCTCGTAAGGAATAGAAAAAGAACCAGAGCCACTCAAACCCATACCCACACCAATACTCACACCTCTCTAAACTCTCTCAATAGTGTAAACTCTACCAACACTAGTAACATTGTCAATAGTGTAAACTCTCTCAATAGTGTAAACTCAGTCGGTAGTGTGAGACTGGGTAAAAGTTTGAAACCCATCCCCAACACCAAAACTACTCTTAATACTCTTAACActggtaaaattaacactaacactgttaacactggtaaaattaacactaatactcttaacactggtaaaattaacactaatactcttaacactgttaacactgGCGTTGGTAAGGAGGGCGAGGTATTGAGTAggataaatagtataataagtAAGAGTAGGTTTAAGAGGCTGTGTCGGGAATACGTTGGCGACTTCTGGTCCAGGGTTGACTCCAACGAAATTCCAATCCTTCCACTTTTGCACATTGCCAATTCCTGTAGTACTGGGGGCACTGTGGAGACTGTAGAGAATACTGTAGAAGGTACTGTAGGAGCTGTGGAAGCTAGTGCAGAGAATGTGGAAGCAGGTACCAGCGGACCTAGCGCCGTAACGGAGATACAAAACATATCAATAATAACAATGAGTGTATCGGATTATTCGTATAAGTCAACGCCGTTTGGTGATGT
The Theileria parva strain Muguga chromosome 3 map unlocalized ctg_530, whole genome shotgun sequence DNA segment above includes these coding regions:
- the FLAD1 gene encoding Phosphoadenosine phosphosulfate reductase family protein, coding for MNLFKKIFYGVYSRFYCTNVKYVETELNNYGKILNSNFKPLFTPGHTNPKIKLKNFNINAFSLLINNSIQLIYNSLADYGFRNVYVSFNGGKDSLVALHIYRLASHKYSPHTQPHELQVVYFKDPNFKEFTEITQFIHYITKQLHINMTMVESGWNEGVKSFRNENLCFILGTRRVDEGCSSLSEIEPGNSDEFKFLRINPLLNWSYHDIWNFLLFFQLDYCTLYNQGYTSIGSRDDTVCNEYLRIGDGYLPAYELVDEQYERCSRLK
- the pab2 gene encoding Polyadenylate-binding protein 2, translating into MTSYNDRLTVLDDELKQLQGMTDCQMVTDDMDTDNHEDVDKRSIYVGNVDYSTKPQELQEFFKSSGQINRITIMVDKYTGHPKGYAYVEFSNEDAVNNAIMLNESLFKERIIKVIPKRKNIPGFNRRRPTSRSRSRPYRSYTRGGRYYSYRGFHRDYSKPY
- a CDS encoding Cyclin-dependent kinase regulatory subunit family protein: MLKRIRGGNTTITTAKSLDVTAVNQLNTEPLVRNRKRTRATQTHTHTNTHTSLNSLNSVNSTNTSNIVNSVNSLNSVNSVGSVRLGKSLKPIPNTKTTLNTLNTGKINTNTVNTGKINTNTLNTGKINTNTLNTVNTGVGKEGEVLSRINSIISKSRFKRLCREYVGDFWSRVDSNEIPILPLLHIANSCSTGGTVETVENTVEGTVGAVEASAENVEAGTSGPSAVTEIQNISIITMSVSDYSYKSTPFGDVYYSPRFQDDKYIYRYVILTKGVRNEAYRLLKQSKSYLLTEHQIIRELCIDLSPGWEHFMLFKNRLDELILRRKL